Proteins from a genomic interval of Siniperca chuatsi isolate FFG_IHB_CAS linkage group LG10, ASM2008510v1, whole genome shotgun sequence:
- the LOC122882768 gene encoding probable G-protein coupled receptor 153 isoform X1, with protein MVDEVTTMKDDVINANTLAWLVCSGVSILANTWSILSVSAKQKKWKPLEFLICTLAGTHILNMAIPITMYCVITLRRQHSNYEWNEGLCKVFVSTFYTLTLVTCFSVTSLSYHRMWMVRWPVNYRLSNTKKQAVHTVMGIWMVSFILSTLPAVGWHDTIDRFYTSDCRFIVTEIGLGFGVCFLLLIGGSVAMGVICIGIALFQTFSIQAGHNADKNKFNVPTIVVEDAQGKRRSSIDGSEPLKTSLQITYLISGIVFIYDFLTGFPILVVSFASLKFDRSYNWMVLCVLWCSIAQSILLPMFLWACDRYRADIRMVWEKCVAIMSNDDVDEENSQDGGIHADLIYDRPYDYSSAPEIVTVDRNAKYEFSTLERGVPQGYPLREQQEDKMQYLQVPPTRRYSHDETDMWTSDRIPSYLHRWGSTEDMIVSAHYSSTLPRHERRRNSLVSYHEESHHHHHPHRKRRRSEDSMHSLKHLPRAVCGGEHYEDELRCFSRDEVINFIDETPLPSPRKSPRRTSTISLIPNVYEQHIVILPHFPLTDFEREPQVLRRLSEHKRSSSRGNSPEGSPKPDRPAGKKSPGACGSGKGCREHPRDGKQQCEVGSPGRSQQTPGQPACRPRTGGGGRAGAGADWGHQKHLSKAESKGSTNSFVSTPSASSSGYITFHSDSVGSTT; from the exons ATGGTGGATGAGGTAACCACCATGAAGGATGATGTCATCAACGCCAACACGCTGGCTTGGCTGGTCTGTTCGGGCGTGTCCATCCTGGCCAACACTTGGAGCATCCTTAGCGTCAGTGCCAAGCAGAAAAAGTGGAAACCGCTGGAGTTTCTCATCTGCACGCTCGCGGGCACGCACATCCTCAACATGGCCATCCCCATCACTATGTACTGTGTCATAACGCTGCGCCGTCAGCACTCCAACTACGAGTGGAACGAGGGTCTGTGCAAGGTGTTTGTCTCCACCTTCTACACTCTCACATTGGTCACCTGCTTCTCCGTCACCTCGCTCTCTTATCACCGCATGTGGATGGTACGCTGGCCTGTAAACTACAG GTTGAGTAACACCAAGAAGCAGGCAGTGCACACAGTGATGGGCATCTGGATGGTCTCTTTCATCCTGTCCACGCTTCCAGCAGTGGGCTGGCACGACACCATTGACCGCTTCTACACCTCTGACTGCCGATTCATTGTGACAGAGATTGGTCTGGGCTTCGGCGTGTGCTTTCTGCTGCTGATCGGTGGTAGCGTGGCCATGGGTGTGATTTGCATTGGCATCGCTCTCTTCCAGACCTTCTCCATTCAGGCGGGCCACAATGCGGACAAGAACAAGTTCAACGTCCCCACCATAGTGGTGGAGGACGCCCAGGGGAAACGCAGATCATCCATCGATGGATCAGAGCCTCTGAAGACGTCACTGCAGATCACCTACCTGATCAGTGGTATCGTCTTCATCTACGACTTTCTGACTGGCTTCCCCATACTG GTGGTAAGCTTTGCTAGTCTGAAGTTTGACCGCTCCTACAACTGGATGgtgttgtgtgtgctgtggtgCTCCATTGCCCAGTCCATCCTGCTGCCCATGTTCCTCTGGGCTTGTGACCGCTATCGGGCTGACATACGCATGGTGTGGGAGAAGTGCGTTGCCATCATGTCCAACGACGACGTGGATGAGG AAAACAGCCAAGATGGAGGAATTCATGCCGACTTAATATATGACAGACCATATGACTATAGCTCGGCGCCTGAAATCGTGACCGTAGACCGTAATGCCAAGTATGAGTTCTCAACCTTAGAAAGGGGGGTTCCGCAAGGGTATCCATTGAGGGAACAACAGGAAGATAAAATGCAGTATTTGCAg GTGCCCCCTACAAGAAGATACTCCCACGACGAAACCGACATGTGGACCAGCGACCGGATCCCCTCATACCTTCACCGATGGGGCTCCACCGAGGACATGATAGTGAGTGCCCACTACAGCTCCACCTTGCCGCGCCACGAGAGGCGCAGGAACAGCCTGGTCTCCTACCACGAGGAGagccaccatcaccatcacccgCACCGCAAGCGGCGACGCTCTGAAGATAGTATGCACTCCCTCAAGCACCTGCCACGCGCGGTTTGTGGCGGGGAACACTATGAGGACGAACTGCGGTGCTTCAGCCGCGATGAGGTGATTAACTTTATAGATGAGACGCCGCTGCCGAGCCCCAGGAAGAGCCCGCGGCGCACATCCACCATCTCACTTATCCCCAATGTGTATGAACAGCACATAGTCATCCTCCCTCACTTCCCGCTCACAGACTTTGAGCGTGAGCCTCAAGTGCTCAGGCGGCTCTCAGAACACAAAAGGAGCAGTAGTCGGGGCAACTCGCCTGAGGGTTCCCCCAAACCAGACAGACCTGCTGGAAAGAAGAGCCCCGGGGCTTGTGGCTCTGGTAAAGGCTGCCGGGAGCACCCGCGAGACGGGAAACAGCAGTGTGAAGTGGGCTCACCTGGGCGCAGCCAGCAGACTCCAGGGCAGCCTGCCTGTAGGCCCAGGACAGGCGGTGGAGGCCGGGCTGGTGCTGGAGCTGACTGGGGGCATCAGAAGCACCTGAGCAAGGCTGAGAGTAAAGGAAGCACTAACAGTTTTGTAAGCACACCCTCAGCATCGTCCTCGGGATACATCACCTTTCACTCCGATTCTGTCGGCTCCACCACCTAA
- the LOC122882768 gene encoding probable G-protein coupled receptor 153 isoform X3, producing MVDEVTTMKDDVINANTLAWLVCSGVSILANTWSILSVSAKQKKWKPLEFLICTLAGTHILNMAIPITMYCVITLRRQHSNYEWNEGLCKVFVSTFYTLTLVTCFSVTSLSYHRMWMVRWPVNYRLSNTKKQAVHTVMGIWMVSFILSTLPAVGWHDTIDRFYTSDCRFIVTEIGLGFGVCFLLLIGGSVAMGVICIGIALFQTFSIQAGHNADKNKFNVPTIVVEDAQGKRRSSIDGSEPLKTSLQITYLISGIVFIYDFLTGFPILVVSFASLKFDRSYNWMVLCVLWCSIAQSILLPMFLWACDRYRADIRMVWEKCVAIMSNDDVDEVVRTEWNVPPTRRYSHDETDMWTSDRIPSYLHRWGSTEDMIVSAHYSSTLPRHERRRNSLVSYHEESHHHHHPHRKRRRSEDSMHSLKHLPRAVCGGEHYEDELRCFSRDEVINFIDETPLPSPRKSPRRTSTISLIPNVYEQHIVILPHFPLTDFEREPQVLRRLSEHKRSSSRGNSPEGSPKPDRPAGKKSPGACGSGKGCREHPRDGKQQCEVGSPGRSQQTPGQPACRPRTGGGGRAGAGADWGHQKHLSKAESKGSTNSFVSTPSASSSGYITFHSDSVGSTT from the exons ATGGTGGATGAGGTAACCACCATGAAGGATGATGTCATCAACGCCAACACGCTGGCTTGGCTGGTCTGTTCGGGCGTGTCCATCCTGGCCAACACTTGGAGCATCCTTAGCGTCAGTGCCAAGCAGAAAAAGTGGAAACCGCTGGAGTTTCTCATCTGCACGCTCGCGGGCACGCACATCCTCAACATGGCCATCCCCATCACTATGTACTGTGTCATAACGCTGCGCCGTCAGCACTCCAACTACGAGTGGAACGAGGGTCTGTGCAAGGTGTTTGTCTCCACCTTCTACACTCTCACATTGGTCACCTGCTTCTCCGTCACCTCGCTCTCTTATCACCGCATGTGGATGGTACGCTGGCCTGTAAACTACAG GTTGAGTAACACCAAGAAGCAGGCAGTGCACACAGTGATGGGCATCTGGATGGTCTCTTTCATCCTGTCCACGCTTCCAGCAGTGGGCTGGCACGACACCATTGACCGCTTCTACACCTCTGACTGCCGATTCATTGTGACAGAGATTGGTCTGGGCTTCGGCGTGTGCTTTCTGCTGCTGATCGGTGGTAGCGTGGCCATGGGTGTGATTTGCATTGGCATCGCTCTCTTCCAGACCTTCTCCATTCAGGCGGGCCACAATGCGGACAAGAACAAGTTCAACGTCCCCACCATAGTGGTGGAGGACGCCCAGGGGAAACGCAGATCATCCATCGATGGATCAGAGCCTCTGAAGACGTCACTGCAGATCACCTACCTGATCAGTGGTATCGTCTTCATCTACGACTTTCTGACTGGCTTCCCCATACTG GTGGTAAGCTTTGCTAGTCTGAAGTTTGACCGCTCCTACAACTGGATGgtgttgtgtgtgctgtggtgCTCCATTGCCCAGTCCATCCTGCTGCCCATGTTCCTCTGGGCTTGTGACCGCTATCGGGCTGACATACGCATGGTGTGGGAGAAGTGCGTTGCCATCATGTCCAACGACGACGTGGATGAGG TTGTCAGAACAGAATGGAAT GTGCCCCCTACAAGAAGATACTCCCACGACGAAACCGACATGTGGACCAGCGACCGGATCCCCTCATACCTTCACCGATGGGGCTCCACCGAGGACATGATAGTGAGTGCCCACTACAGCTCCACCTTGCCGCGCCACGAGAGGCGCAGGAACAGCCTGGTCTCCTACCACGAGGAGagccaccatcaccatcacccgCACCGCAAGCGGCGACGCTCTGAAGATAGTATGCACTCCCTCAAGCACCTGCCACGCGCGGTTTGTGGCGGGGAACACTATGAGGACGAACTGCGGTGCTTCAGCCGCGATGAGGTGATTAACTTTATAGATGAGACGCCGCTGCCGAGCCCCAGGAAGAGCCCGCGGCGCACATCCACCATCTCACTTATCCCCAATGTGTATGAACAGCACATAGTCATCCTCCCTCACTTCCCGCTCACAGACTTTGAGCGTGAGCCTCAAGTGCTCAGGCGGCTCTCAGAACACAAAAGGAGCAGTAGTCGGGGCAACTCGCCTGAGGGTTCCCCCAAACCAGACAGACCTGCTGGAAAGAAGAGCCCCGGGGCTTGTGGCTCTGGTAAAGGCTGCCGGGAGCACCCGCGAGACGGGAAACAGCAGTGTGAAGTGGGCTCACCTGGGCGCAGCCAGCAGACTCCAGGGCAGCCTGCCTGTAGGCCCAGGACAGGCGGTGGAGGCCGGGCTGGTGCTGGAGCTGACTGGGGGCATCAGAAGCACCTGAGCAAGGCTGAGAGTAAAGGAAGCACTAACAGTTTTGTAAGCACACCCTCAGCATCGTCCTCGGGATACATCACCTTTCACTCCGATTCTGTCGGCTCCACCACCTAA
- the LOC122882768 gene encoding probable G-protein coupled receptor 153 isoform X2 gives MVDEVTTMKDDVINANTLAWLVCSGVSILANTWSILSVSAKQKKWKPLEFLICTLAGTHILNMAIPITMYCVITLRRQHSNYEWNEGLCKVFVSTFYTLTLVTCFSVTSLSYHRMWMVRWPVNYRLSNTKKQAVHTVMGIWMVSFILSTLPAVGWHDTIDRFYTSDCRFIVTEIGLGFGVCFLLLIGGSVAMGVICIGIALFQTFSIQAGHNADKNKFNVPTIVVEDAQGKRRSSIDGSEPLKTSLQITYLISGIVFIYDFLTGFPILVVSFASLKFDRSYNWMVLCVLWCSIAQSILLPMFLWACDRYRADIRMVWEKCVAIMSNDDVDEEGLPCITHHSFVRTEWNVPPTRRYSHDETDMWTSDRIPSYLHRWGSTEDMIVSAHYSSTLPRHERRRNSLVSYHEESHHHHHPHRKRRRSEDSMHSLKHLPRAVCGGEHYEDELRCFSRDEVINFIDETPLPSPRKSPRRTSTISLIPNVYEQHIVILPHFPLTDFEREPQVLRRLSEHKRSSSRGNSPEGSPKPDRPAGKKSPGACGSGKGCREHPRDGKQQCEVGSPGRSQQTPGQPACRPRTGGGGRAGAGADWGHQKHLSKAESKGSTNSFVSTPSASSSGYITFHSDSVGSTT, from the exons ATGGTGGATGAGGTAACCACCATGAAGGATGATGTCATCAACGCCAACACGCTGGCTTGGCTGGTCTGTTCGGGCGTGTCCATCCTGGCCAACACTTGGAGCATCCTTAGCGTCAGTGCCAAGCAGAAAAAGTGGAAACCGCTGGAGTTTCTCATCTGCACGCTCGCGGGCACGCACATCCTCAACATGGCCATCCCCATCACTATGTACTGTGTCATAACGCTGCGCCGTCAGCACTCCAACTACGAGTGGAACGAGGGTCTGTGCAAGGTGTTTGTCTCCACCTTCTACACTCTCACATTGGTCACCTGCTTCTCCGTCACCTCGCTCTCTTATCACCGCATGTGGATGGTACGCTGGCCTGTAAACTACAG GTTGAGTAACACCAAGAAGCAGGCAGTGCACACAGTGATGGGCATCTGGATGGTCTCTTTCATCCTGTCCACGCTTCCAGCAGTGGGCTGGCACGACACCATTGACCGCTTCTACACCTCTGACTGCCGATTCATTGTGACAGAGATTGGTCTGGGCTTCGGCGTGTGCTTTCTGCTGCTGATCGGTGGTAGCGTGGCCATGGGTGTGATTTGCATTGGCATCGCTCTCTTCCAGACCTTCTCCATTCAGGCGGGCCACAATGCGGACAAGAACAAGTTCAACGTCCCCACCATAGTGGTGGAGGACGCCCAGGGGAAACGCAGATCATCCATCGATGGATCAGAGCCTCTGAAGACGTCACTGCAGATCACCTACCTGATCAGTGGTATCGTCTTCATCTACGACTTTCTGACTGGCTTCCCCATACTG GTGGTAAGCTTTGCTAGTCTGAAGTTTGACCGCTCCTACAACTGGATGgtgttgtgtgtgctgtggtgCTCCATTGCCCAGTCCATCCTGCTGCCCATGTTCCTCTGGGCTTGTGACCGCTATCGGGCTGACATACGCATGGTGTGGGAGAAGTGCGTTGCCATCATGTCCAACGACGACGTGGATGAGG AGGGCTTGCCATGTATAACTCATCACAGTT TTGTCAGAACAGAATGGAAT GTGCCCCCTACAAGAAGATACTCCCACGACGAAACCGACATGTGGACCAGCGACCGGATCCCCTCATACCTTCACCGATGGGGCTCCACCGAGGACATGATAGTGAGTGCCCACTACAGCTCCACCTTGCCGCGCCACGAGAGGCGCAGGAACAGCCTGGTCTCCTACCACGAGGAGagccaccatcaccatcacccgCACCGCAAGCGGCGACGCTCTGAAGATAGTATGCACTCCCTCAAGCACCTGCCACGCGCGGTTTGTGGCGGGGAACACTATGAGGACGAACTGCGGTGCTTCAGCCGCGATGAGGTGATTAACTTTATAGATGAGACGCCGCTGCCGAGCCCCAGGAAGAGCCCGCGGCGCACATCCACCATCTCACTTATCCCCAATGTGTATGAACAGCACATAGTCATCCTCCCTCACTTCCCGCTCACAGACTTTGAGCGTGAGCCTCAAGTGCTCAGGCGGCTCTCAGAACACAAAAGGAGCAGTAGTCGGGGCAACTCGCCTGAGGGTTCCCCCAAACCAGACAGACCTGCTGGAAAGAAGAGCCCCGGGGCTTGTGGCTCTGGTAAAGGCTGCCGGGAGCACCCGCGAGACGGGAAACAGCAGTGTGAAGTGGGCTCACCTGGGCGCAGCCAGCAGACTCCAGGGCAGCCTGCCTGTAGGCCCAGGACAGGCGGTGGAGGCCGGGCTGGTGCTGGAGCTGACTGGGGGCATCAGAAGCACCTGAGCAAGGCTGAGAGTAAAGGAAGCACTAACAGTTTTGTAAGCACACCCTCAGCATCGTCCTCGGGATACATCACCTTTCACTCCGATTCTGTCGGCTCCACCACCTAA
- the her3 gene encoding hairy-related 3, with product MVATTDCVEKSKPIAGNKVSKPLMEKKRRARINKCLDQLKSLLESYYSSSIRKRKLEKADILELTVKHLRNLQKIQSCTAAASNLSDYQTGFRSCLTNVNQYLLMADNLNGSDRWMLSQLSSKLCRSQAQEEVFSTTDSGLGQEETRDKARRLLPSAAGPEERKTAKSEALKRHTQSRFFPSEDARQSSGTKQAVLVAAPTQNTHEKSSSHKKFHSVSHTNEVANTQHNVWRPW from the exons atggtGGCCACAACAGACTGCGTAGAAAAGTCCAAACCCATCGCTGGAAACAAG gtatCCAAACCACTCATGGAAAAGAAACGAAGAGCTCGCATAAACAAGTGTTTGGACCAGTTAAAATCTCTTCTGGAGAGCTACTACAGCAGTAGT ATTCGAAAGCGCAAACTGGAAAAGGCTGACATCTTGGAGCTCACTGTGAAACATCTAAGGAACCTCCAAAAGATCCAGAGCT GCACTGCCGCTGCTTCCAATTTGTCTGATTACCAAACTGGCTTCCGCAGTTGCCTGACAAACGTCAACCAATATTTGCTGATGGCGGACAACTTGAACGGGAGCGACCGCTGGATGTTATCGCAGCTTTCCAGTAAGCTCTGCCGCTCTCAGGCACAAGAGGAAGtcttcagcaccacggacagcggCCTGGGCCAAGAGGAGACACGGGATAAGGCGCGGAGACTTCTTCCATCGGCAGCTGGACCCGAGGAGAGGAAAACGGCCAAATCGGAAGCTCTGAAACGCCATACCCAGTCTCGCTTTTTTCCGAGTGAAGACGCACGGCAGTCGTCTGGGACCAAACAGGCTGTCCTTGTTGCGGCGCCCACACAAAATACTCATGAAAAAAGTTCCAGTCACAAGAAGTTTCACTCTGTCAGTCACACGAATGAAGTTGCAAACACTCAGCACAACGTCTGGCGGCCTTGGTAG
- the LOC122882770 gene encoding taste receptor type 1 member 1, which produces MKHCLASLCLLGTFVHALTQCTVPASQFQLEGDYLIGGLFDIHHASASVYHDRPEAIDCSSQPFIPSSYRRFLLMRFSVEEINNSTNLLPNVSLGYEIFDHCSDTQNFPGIFNLISVNGLIQPWGEPHKEQTHKSNVSKVIAVVGPFASTQALTVAPLFMVDLIPMVNYGAGSSVFSKKVNFPSFLRTVPSNKNLIEVIVNIVQHFNWRWVAFLNSDNDYGSNGLELFIEMIKDTEICLAYTKGLNNKTNYSQLFKQIEAQRIHIIIVFAPEWTAEDVIESAIQLNVTNKVWIAGDAWSLNKRLPKMKGIENIGTVLGVSEPGVTIPGFRDFIYSSKSQLHCQNEEQQNFCNQVCNCSSLSPEDVIAADPSFSFPVYSAVYAIAHALHNALQCESGRCNGNITVYPHMVLAELKKSNFKLLNRSIEFDENGDPKYGSYSIVFWNHSGDAEEIGFHTFHPSVNFFINNSKIHWYMKGEVPTSLCSPGCPVGYAKKPDGIHKCCFTCEICPNGTYVNSTEDAYNCVSCKETEWSATGSTSCNLRVVEYIPFTDSGAILIMVGAGALVGLTLAMSALFAINYNTPVVRSAGGPMCFLILGCLSLCSLSVFFHFDKPTISFCILRILPFLLFYTVCLACFVVRSFQIVCIFKIAGKFPKLHSWWMKYHGQWLVITVAFVTQALLLLIGYSYTPPKPYNETFWYPDKIILSCDNNFKASSGSVILLVSLCSLCFIFSYMGKDLPKNYNEAKAITFCLLLLILTWIIFATVHILYRGKYIQTLNALAVLSSLYSFLLWYFLPKCYIIIFQPHKNTQQHFQGLIQNYTKTISQ; this is translated from the exons ATGAAACACTGTCTTGCTTCTCTGTGTCTACTGGGCACGTTTGTACATGCCTTGACTCAATGCACTGTCCCAGCCTCACAGTTTCAGTTGGAAGGAGATTATTTGATAGGTGGACTTTTTGATATTCATCATGCCAGTGCCTCTGTTTATCATGACAGACCAGAAGCCATCGACTGCTCCAG TCAACCCTTCATTCCTTCAAGTTATCGAAGGTTTCTGTTGATGAGATTCTCTGTAGAGGAAATCAATAACTCTACCAACCTACTGCCAAATGTATCTCTCGGCTATGAGATATTTGACCACTGCTCGGATACACAGAATTTTCCTGGTATTTTCAACCTCATCTCAGTCAACGGCTTGATCCAACCTTGGGGTGAACCACACAAGGAACAAACACATAAGTCCAATGTGTCCAAAGTGATAGCAGTGGTCGGTCCTTTTGCAAGTACTCAGGCCCTGACTGTAGCCCCATTGTTCATGGTGGATCTCATTCCTATG GTCAATTACGGAGCTGGTAGTTCTGTCTTTTCAAAAAAAGTAAACTTCCCGTCTTTCCTACGAACAGTgccttccaataaaaacctcaTAGAAGTGATTGTTAACATTGTGCAGCACTTCAATTGGCGCTGGGTTGCTTTCCTTAACAGTGATAATGATTATGGCAGTAATGGACTGGAATTATTCATAGAGATGATTAAGGATACTGAGATCTGCCTGGCGTACACCAAAGGtctcaacaacaaaacaaattactCCCAATTGTTCAAACAGATAGAAGCACAGAGGATACATatcattattgtttttgctCCTGAATGGACTGCTGAAGATGTCATTGAGTCAGCAATACAACTGAATGTCACCAACAAGGTGTGGATAGCAGGGGATGCATGGTCCTTAAACAAGAGGCTCCCCAAGATGAAAGGAATCGAAAATATTGGAACTGTACTTGGGGTTTCTGAGCCAGGAGTGACAATACCTGGTTTCAGAGATTTTATCTATTCTTCCAAAAGCCAGCTTCATTGTCAAAATGAAGAACAGCAGAATTTTTGTAATCAAGTTTGTAACTGCAGTAGCCTGAGTCCGGAGGATGTCATTGCTGCAGAcccatctttctcttttcctgtttATTCTGCTGTATATGCCATCGCTCATGCCTTACACAATGCCTTGCAATGTGAATCTGGCAGATGTAATGGCAATATTACAGTGTACCCACACATG GTTCTAGCAGAGCTGAAGAAGTcaaactttaaacttttaaaccGGAGTATTGAGTTTGATGAGAATGGTGACCCCAAGTACGGATCCTATTCTATAGTTTTCTGGAACCACAGTGGGGATGCAGAGGAGATTGGCTTTCATACATTTCACCCATCGGTTAATTTCTtcatcaacaacagcaaaattCATTGGTACATGAAAGGAGAA GTGCCTACCTCACTATGTTCCCCAGGATGTCCTGTAGGATATGCAAAAAAGCCTGATGGAATCCACAAATGCTGCTTCACTTGTGAAATCTGTCCAAATGGAACTTACGTCAACAGCACAG AGGATGCCTACAACTGCGTCAGCTGTAAGGAGACAGAATGGTCTGCAACCGGAAGTACATCATGCAATCTGCGGGTGGTGGAGTACATCCCATTCACAGACAGTGGGGCTATTCTGATCATGGTCGGGGCCGGGGCCTTGGTGGGTCTCACACTAGCCATGTCTGCTCTCTTTGCCATCAACTACAACACACCTGTTGTCAGATCTGCTGGAGGACCAATGTGCTTCCTAATTTTAGGCTGCCTCAGTCTGTGTAGCCTTAGTGTGTTCTTTCACTTTGATAAGCCAACAATTTCTTTTTGTATCTTAAGGATCTTGCCATTTCTTTTGTTCTACACTGTTTGTCTAGCATGTTTTGTTGTGCGATCTTTTCAAATAGTTTGCATTTTCAAAATAGCTGGAAAGTTCCCCAAGCTACACAGTTGGTGGATGAAATATCATGGACAATGGCTGGTCATCACTGTGGCATTTGTTACTCAGGCACTCTTACTTCTTATTGGCTACTCTTATACCCCCCCCAAGCCCTACAATGAAACATTTTGGTACCCAGACAAAATCATACTAAGCTGTGACAATAATTTTAAAGCATCCTCTGGTTCTGTGATTTTACTTGTATCTTTGTGCTCCCTTTGCTTTATTTTCTCCTACATGGGAAAAGATCTCCCAAAAAATTACAATGAGGCCAAAGCAATAACTTTCTGCCTGCTCCTGCTGATCCTCACCTGGATAATCTTTGCCACTGTACACATACTTTATCGTGGAAAGTACATTCAAACTCTTAACGCTCTGGCAGTACTCTCCAGTCTCTACTCCTTTCTGTTGTGGTATTTCCTCCCAAAATGTTACATCATCATTTTTCAaccccacaaaaacacacagcagcacttcCAAGGTCTCATTCAGAATtacaccaaaacaattagccAGTAG